From a single Mycosarcoma maydis chromosome 2, whole genome shotgun sequence genomic region:
- a CDS encoding uncharacterized protein (related to IMP1 - protease, mitochondrial) yields the protein MSHLGAQTRGWTSMFRRRRWISKAAYTSAVTLQIACTIHLINEHAFEIRNSTGASMLPTLAPEGDFLLQLRLPFGRLLSSVREGLRPSNSGVEEAEAHPYRGKPRIGGSMFSKADQAQGTGLKVGDLVVALSPFDASRAVCKRVIGLPGDTVALDPRMRPLPMEAWRGQAKVTSQATDKRSDDQVLDSKLVKFQDVLETVGRQPASSRSTSVDESPIDLLKSMDTDADASSDTHRHNTVASTDVVQNTYVRSKGDVQYVTVPLGHVWLAGDNMANSTDSRHYGPVPLGMVRGKVLARVYPNPRWLGSNLTYVD from the coding sequence ATGTCGCACTTGGGTGCGCAAACACGGGGGTGGACCTCGATGtttcgacgacgacgatggatCAGCAAAGCCGCCTACACATCCGCTGTGACACTGCAAATAGCATGTACGATTCATTTGATCAACGAACATGCGTTTGAAATCCGAAACTCGACTGGAGCATCAATGCTGCCCACCCTAGCACCTGAAGGTGATTTCTTGCTCCAACTTCGACTGCCGTTTGGTCGCTTGCTCTCATCAGTGCGCGAAGGCTTGAGACCGTCGAACAGTGGAGTGGAGGAGGCCGAGGCGCATCCGTATCGGGGCAAGCCGAGGATAGGCGGGTCGATGTTCTCCAAAGCGGATCAGGCGCAGGGAACCGGGCTGAAGGTGGGCGATTTGGTGGTTGCATTAAGCCCGTTTGATGCGAGTCGAGCGGTGTGCAAGAGGGTGATCGGTTTGCCAGGAGATACGGTCGCACTGGATCCAAGGATGAGGCCCTTACCAATGGAGGCATGGAGAGGACAGGCCAAAGTGACCAGTCAAGCGACCGACAAACGTAGCGATGATCAAGTACTGGAtagcaagctcgtcaagtTTCAAGATGTGCTCGAAACCGTCGGCAGGCAGCCAGCATCGTCGCGAAGCACTAGTGTCGatgaatcaccaatcgaCCTGCTTAAAAGCATGGACACCGACGCTGACGCTTCGAGCGACACGCACCGCCACAACACAGTCGCATCCACAGATGTGGTGCAAAACACGTACGTGCGATCCAAAGGCGACGTGCAGTACGTCACCGTCCCCCTAGGTCACGTCTGGTTAGCAGGAGACAACATGGCCAATTCGACCGATAGCAGACACTACGGACCAGTCCCACTGGGCATGGTGCGCGGAAAGGTGTTGGCGAGGGTCTATCCGAACCCAAGATGGCTCGGAAGCAATCTGACGTACGTCGACTGA
- a CDS encoding uncharacterized protein (related to RER2 - cis-prenyltransferase), whose product MPSKRQMLKQVALSPLSLLSLLPIPSPQQLLLSTLSLGPIPRHIAFVMDGNRRWARTSHHSIQHGHLTGFATLKSVLEVCLNLDGLDTVTVYAFAIDNFRRSEAEVSTLMQIAKTRLIELAGHGELIARYSVRVRIAGRKDLLPADVREAVERMENMTKHNTRATLNICMPYASRDEITGAARTCLDRKLRHVERAAVAAQAQQIAQNNSHSSLHHLLDDIDFSISAQDLEHNMQLAHSPPLDILVRTSGVSRLSDFMLWQCTDSTHLHFVDKFWPQFGLVDLIPIILEWQRQQWSLSIRKSCGWQ is encoded by the coding sequence atgccgagcaaGCGACAGATGCTCAAGCAAGTGGCTCTGTCGCCACTGTCGCTCTTGTCGCTGTTGCCTATTCCGtcaccgcagcagcttctgctgtcgacgctctcgctcgGTCCAATTCCGCGCCACATCGCGTTCGTCATGGATGGCAACCGTCGTTGGGCACGTACATCGCACCATTCAATCCAACACGGCCATCTGACCGGCTTCGCAACGCTCAAATCCGTGCTCGAAGTGTGTCTGAACCTTGACGGTCTCGACACGGTCACTGTGTACGCGTTTGCGATCGACAATTTTCGTCGCAGCGAAGCCGAGGTGAGCACTTTGATGCAGATCGCCAAGACCAGGCTGATCGAATTGGCAGGGCATGGAGAATTGATCGCTCGCTATTCGGTGCGTGTACGCATTGCCGGAAGGAAGGACTTGCTACCCGCCGACGTGAGggaggcggtggagagGATGGAGAACATGACAAAACACAATACAAGGGCAACGCTCAACATCTGCATGCCATACGCTAGCAGGGACGAGATCACGGGTGCGGCTCGCACCTGTCTCGATCGCAAGCTAAGGCACGTTGAAAGGGCGGCCGTAGCtgcgcaagcgcagcagatcgCCCAGAACAACAGCCATTCATCGCTCCACCATCTACTCGATGACATCGACTTTTCCATCAGCGCACAAGACCTCGAGCATAACATGCAATTGGCGCATTCGCCACCGCTCGATATCCTTGTGCGCACCTCGGGCGTTTCCAGGCTGAGCGACTTTATGCTCTGGCAGTGCACAGACTCGACGCATTTGCATTTCGTTGACAAATTCTGGCCGCAGTTTGGCCTGGTTGACTTGATCCCCATCATCCTCGAGTGGCAGCGCCAACAGTGGAGCTTGTCGATTCGCAAATCGTGCGGTTGGCAGTGA
- a CDS encoding putative peptide alpha-N-acetyltransferase contributor → MNIREATIDDVLGMQNCNLHNLPENYTLRYYLYHALTWPQLSYVAEDEKGRIVGYILGKMEEEPADGIPHGHVTSISVLRSYRRLGLANKLMKQSQEAMRDVFGAKFVSLHVRQTNRAAIGLYRDTLGFEVHGVEQGYYADGEDALHMRLNF, encoded by the exons ATGAACATCCGCGAAGCAACT atcgacgatgtcTTGGGTATGCAGAATTGCAATCTGCACAACCTCCCGGAGAATTATACGCTACGATACTACCTATACCATGCGCTCACCTGGCCACAGCTTTCCTACGTTGCCGAGGACGAAAAGGGCAGGATCGTCGGTTACATTCTCGGCAagatggaggaggagccAGCCGATGGCATTCCTCATGGACACGTCACGAGCATCAGCGTGCTCCGCTCATATCGTCGATTAGGTTTGGCCAACAAACTCATGAAGCAGAGCC AGGAAGCCATGCGTGATGTATTTGGCGCAAAATTCGTCTCTCTGCACGTCAGACAGACCAACCGAGCTGCTATCGGCCTGTATCGTGACACGCTCGGCTTCGAGGTTCATGGTGTAGAACAGGGCTACTACGCCGACGGAGAAGATGCCTTACATATGCGGCTTAACTTCTGA
- a CDS encoding putative phosphatidylinositol(PI)/phosphatidylcholine(PC) transfer protein, with amino-acid sequence MFRKHDKDTSKGSKKDSKSKPSMTDAAKGGRPGNLDASQQEALDTFRNTIQHKGIFNPERHDDACLCRFLRARKWDLAAAEAMFTEAEKWRKDFKVEELYHSFEYPEKEDVDKYYPQYYHKTDNEGRPIYIEQLGKLDLKALYQVTTPERQIQKLVVEYEKFQRERLPVCSAHKGGLVETSCTIMDLKNVGVSQFWKVSGYVQQASNIGQHYYPETMGKFYIINSPYIFTTVWSVIKGWLDPVTVEKIKILGHKYQDELLQQIPAENLPVDLGGKCQCSGGCSLSDAGPWNTDEGRKIIENVRAEEKQKREQHERDGPAAPPAVAENGSTAA; translated from the exons ATGTTTCGTAAACACGACAAGGACACCTCCAAGGGAAGCAAGAAGGACTCCAAGTCAAAGCCATCCATGACTGACGCCGCAAAGGGCGGCCGCCCAGGCAACCTCGACGCCTCCCAGCAGGAAGCACTCGACACCTTCCGTAACACCATCCAGCACAAGGGCATTTTCAATCCCGAGCGACATGACGATGCTTGCCTCTGCCGATTCCTTCGTGCCCGAAAATGGGAtctcgccgctgccgaggcCATGTTCACCGAGGCTGAAAAGTGGCGCAAAGATTTCAAGGTAGAAGAGCTCTATCACTCGTTTGAATACCCTGAAAAGGAGGATGTCGACAAATATTACCCGCAATACTACCACAAGACCGACAACGAAGGTCGCCCCATCTACATCGAACAACTTGGAAAGCTCGACCTCAAAGCGCTCTACCAAGT AACCACCCCAGAGCGTCAGATTCAGAAACTGGTCGTCGAATACGAAAAGTTCCAGCGAGAACGCCTTCCTGTCTGCTCGGCTCACAAGGGCGGCCTTGTCGAGACTTCTTGCACCATCATGGATCTCAAGAACGTCGGTGTCTCACAATTCTGGAAGGTCTCGGGCTACGTACAGCAGGCCTCCAATATTGGCCAACATTACTATCCCGAAACCATGGGCAAGTTCTACATCATCAATTCTCCTTACATCTTCACCACCGTCTGGTCCGTTATCAAGGGCTGGCTCGACCCTGTTACCGTTGAAAAAATCAAGATCCTCGGTCACAAATACCAGGACGAGCTCCTTCAGCAAATTCCCGCTGAAAACTTGCCCGTCGACCTCGGAGGGAAATGCCAGTGCTCGGGTGGTTGTTCGCTTTCCGATGCTGGTCCTTGGAACACTGACGAAGGTCGTAAGATCATCGAAAACGTTCGCGCCGAAGAGAAGCAAAAGAGAGAACAGCACGAACGGGATGGCCCCGCTGCGCCTCCTGCCGTTGCCGAAAATGGTTCGACAGCCGCTTGA